A stretch of the Clostridiales bacterium genome encodes the following:
- a CDS encoding V-type ATP synthase subunit B encodes MEREYRTTRDIVGPLLLVEGVTGVTYGELVELEFPDGTRTLGNVLEVNRDVALVQSFQGTRGSNPLETIVRFLGRGMTLGVSRDMLGRVFDGLGRPRDGGPEILPEARLSIHGSPINPTARDFPDDFIQTGISSVDGLNPLVRGQKLPIFSGAGLPHNQLAAQIARQAAVAGEEAGAFAVVFAAMGVTFEDADFFMSELRQTAAIERAVLFLNLADDPAVERIATPRMALTAAEYLAFECDMHVLVIYTDMTYYCEALREVSAARKEVPGRRGYPGYLYTDLATLYERAGRIKGKAGSITQIPILTMPEDDKTHPIPDLTGYITEGQIILDRNLHRRGVYPPVAVLPSLSRLKQKGIGAGKTRDDHADLSNQLFGAYARGIQAKELAVILGEASLSESDKAFSAFANAFEDRFIRQGGHENRTIERTLEIGWQLATLLPRGELKRIKDEYIDQYLPAMEAVAVEAAMDAS; translated from the coding sequence GTGGAGCGGGAGTATAGGACCACGCGCGACATCGTCGGGCCGCTGCTCTTAGTCGAGGGCGTCACGGGCGTTACCTACGGTGAGCTTGTTGAACTTGAGTTTCCCGATGGCACACGCACTCTCGGCAATGTGCTCGAGGTGAATCGGGATGTAGCGCTCGTACAGTCGTTCCAGGGAACGCGCGGATCGAACCCTCTGGAGACGATTGTGCGATTCCTGGGCAGGGGCATGACCCTCGGCGTGTCGCGCGACATGCTCGGACGCGTCTTCGATGGCCTTGGGCGTCCGCGCGACGGCGGTCCGGAGATACTTCCTGAGGCGCGCCTCTCGATCCATGGCTCGCCGATCAACCCCACCGCTCGCGACTTTCCCGACGATTTCATCCAGACAGGTATCTCATCGGTAGACGGCTTGAACCCGCTCGTGCGCGGGCAGAAGCTGCCGATCTTTTCGGGCGCCGGACTTCCGCACAACCAGCTTGCCGCGCAGATCGCGCGCCAGGCCGCTGTTGCTGGCGAGGAGGCGGGAGCGTTTGCTGTGGTGTTCGCAGCGATGGGAGTTACATTTGAGGACGCGGACTTCTTCATGAGCGAGCTGCGGCAGACCGCAGCAATCGAACGAGCGGTTCTCTTTCTCAACCTTGCCGATGATCCCGCAGTTGAACGAATCGCCACCCCGCGCATGGCGCTGACTGCCGCCGAGTACCTTGCGTTCGAGTGTGACATGCACGTGCTCGTGATCTACACCGACATGACGTACTACTGCGAAGCGTTGCGAGAGGTCTCGGCGGCACGCAAAGAGGTTCCGGGCCGTCGAGGGTACCCGGGCTACCTCTACACAGACCTCGCAACACTCTACGAGCGGGCGGGGCGCATCAAGGGCAAGGCGGGCTCGATCACTCAGATACCCATCTTGACCATGCCCGAGGACGACAAGACCCATCCCATTCCTGACCTGACCGGTTACATCACCGAGGGCCAGATCATTCTCGACCGCAACCTGCACCGACGTGGCGTGTATCCGCCGGTCGCTGTCTTGCCTTCGCTCTCGCGCTTGAAGCAGAAGGGCATTGGGGCGGGCAAGACACGCGATGATCACGCCGACCTTTCTAATCAGCTCTTTGGAGCCTATGCTCGCGGAATCCAGGCGAAGGAGCTCGCGGTCATCCTCGGTGAGGCCTCTCTGTCCGAGTCCGACAAGGCGTTCTCGGCGTTCGCGAACGCGTTTGAGGACCGCTTCATCCGTCAGGGTGGACACGAGAACCGCACTATCGAGCGCACGCTCGAGATAGGCTGGCAGCTTGCGACGCTGCTGCCTCGCGGTGAGCTTAAGCGCATCAAGGACGAGTACATCGATCAGTATCTGCCGGCGATGGAGGCCGTAGCGGTTGAGGCGGCGATGGACGCGTCGTGA
- a CDS encoding V-type ATP synthase subunit D, with amino-acid sequence MAQLRVNPNRMELMRLRRRRQVAQRGHKLLKDKLDELMKEFLSRIGEVRTLRALVERELSAAYGILALARGGAGRTTFAGALASGSPTGLINVTERAVMGVRIPLFNMGALPRPGGYSLATTPVLMDTALSALAGVAPRLVELAEKEKAIELLAAEIERTRRRVNAIEHVLIPRLDEDIRGIGMRLDEVERANLVRLMKVKEIIEAQGRRDSATQRPPSAGGV; translated from the coding sequence ATGGCCCAGCTCCGGGTGAATCCTAATCGGATGGAGCTCATGAGGCTCCGCCGCCGCCGCCAAGTGGCCCAGCGCGGTCACAAGTTGCTCAAAGACAAACTCGATGAGCTCATGAAGGAGTTCCTCTCCCGTATCGGTGAGGTGCGGACATTGCGCGCTCTCGTGGAGCGTGAGCTTTCGGCAGCGTACGGAATCCTCGCGCTCGCCCGAGGTGGCGCGGGGCGGACGACATTCGCTGGCGCGCTCGCGAGTGGTAGCCCAACAGGCCTCATCAACGTCACCGAGCGTGCCGTCATGGGTGTAAGGATTCCGCTGTTCAACATGGGTGCGTTGCCGAGGCCTGGCGGCTACTCCCTGGCGACCACTCCGGTGCTCATGGATACGGCGCTCAGCGCGCTTGCGGGCGTGGCGCCTCGGCTGGTGGAGTTGGCCGAGAAGGAGAAGGCGATAGAGCTGCTCGCCGCCGAGATCGAGCGCACCCGGCGCCGCGTCAACGCGATCGAACACGTGCTCATTCCTCGGCTGGACGAGGACATCCGAGGCATCGGCATGAGACTTGATGAGGTCGAGCGCGCTAATCTCGTTAGGCTCATGAAAGTCAAGGAGATCATTGAGGCGCAGGGCCGACGTGATTCCGCCACACAGCGGCCGCCATCGGCGGGCGGGGTATAA
- a CDS encoding TldD/PmbA family protein, with protein sequence MRAKPCVAAQELALKSTQYVDADAAEAVVVSKDSALTRFAGNRIHQNVAEFDTKVSIRAIVGSRTGSASTNLLDERSLRECAASAVAAARVSPPDPDFTNLPGPGESGAADVREPGLMLDPDERADAILSIVEQSRARGLEAADGIETSIDTVAVANSLGVMACATVATLRATVLSSGPAAGTGWASYYGADIEGFDAVAIGDEAATLALRGANPIDLEPGAYTVVLAPEAVADIVDFLGYAGFSARSYSEGRSFMSGRLGETIVSRAITIEDDAHAPGSCGIPFDFEGQPRHRVTLIGDGVAMTPVTDSYWAARMGSHNTGHALPAPNSLGPLPLDMRMRPGDVSLDALIARVERGVYVTRFHYVNIEDPVPVTLTGMTRDGTFLIENGALTAPLKNLRFTQSAIEALGQVKGVASGLHRYKIMLGCACVPGLLIDGWTFTGQTG encoded by the coding sequence ATGAGAGCAAAGCCCTGCGTCGCCGCTCAGGAACTGGCGTTGAAGAGCACACAGTATGTTGATGCCGACGCGGCCGAGGCCGTAGTCGTATCCAAGGATTCGGCTCTCACTCGTTTCGCGGGCAACCGTATCCATCAAAACGTCGCTGAATTCGACACGAAGGTCTCAATCCGTGCGATCGTGGGATCGCGCACAGGGAGCGCATCCACCAACCTGCTCGATGAGCGGTCCTTGCGCGAGTGCGCCGCCTCCGCGGTCGCGGCCGCGCGAGTCTCTCCGCCAGATCCGGACTTCACCAACTTGCCCGGTCCGGGCGAATCAGGCGCGGCGGACGTACGCGAGCCCGGGCTCATGCTCGACCCGGATGAGCGTGCGGATGCGATCCTGTCGATCGTCGAGCAGTCGCGCGCGCGTGGTCTCGAAGCCGCCGACGGGATAGAGACGTCGATCGACACCGTGGCTGTCGCCAACTCTCTCGGAGTCATGGCGTGTGCTACGGTCGCGACATTGCGTGCGACCGTGCTCTCATCTGGCCCGGCCGCCGGCACCGGATGGGCGTCCTACTACGGCGCGGACATCGAAGGTTTCGACGCTGTTGCGATCGGTGACGAAGCGGCCACGCTTGCACTACGCGGCGCGAACCCGATCGACCTTGAGCCCGGCGCGTACACCGTCGTGCTGGCGCCAGAGGCGGTCGCCGATATCGTCGACTTCCTGGGTTACGCTGGCTTCTCTGCAAGATCGTACAGTGAAGGCCGGTCGTTTATGAGCGGGCGGCTCGGGGAGACGATCGTGAGCCGCGCGATCACGATCGAAGACGACGCGCACGCCCCCGGATCATGCGGCATACCCTTCGACTTCGAAGGGCAGCCCCGTCATCGAGTGACGTTGATCGGCGATGGCGTCGCCATGACTCCTGTCACAGACTCCTACTGGGCTGCGCGCATGGGGTCGCACAACACCGGTCACGCCCTTCCCGCCCCCAACTCCCTTGGACCGTTGCCGCTCGACATGAGGATGCGTCCCGGAGACGTGTCACTTGACGCGCTCATCGCGCGCGTGGAGCGCGGTGTCTATGTGACACGGTTCCACTATGTGAACATCGAAGACCCCGTCCCGGTGACACTCACCGGGATGACGCGTGATGGCACGTTCCTCATCGAGAACGGAGCGCTGACCGCGCCTCTGAAGAACCTTCGTTTCACCCAAAGCGCGATCGAGGCGCTCGGCCAGGTAAAGGGAGTGGCTTCGGGCCTCCACCGGTACAAGATTATGCTTGGATGCGCATGCGTACCCGGACTGCTCATCGACGGATGGACATTCACCGGCCAAACCGGATGA
- a CDS encoding TldD/PmbA family protein, whose product MWDLIDAALDAARFAGATYADARVVTTRTQSVAIADGRLDAAEANESAGIGVRVIADGSWGFASTRDLSVAAATRVARDAVMLARASARVTRGPIRLAPVAAYRDTWQGPCERDPFSVPLEDKIALLMEADAALRNHDLVKLTRASMGFFAVHTYFGSTEGSRIEQNRTESGGGIAAYAISDGEVLTRSYPNSHGGNWRQGGYEVVDGFDLIAHAPRVGDEAAALLSAASCAPRTTDLIIDGSQLGLQVHESVGHPTELDRVLGDEAAFAGTSFLQLEDLGRLRYGSEHVSISADATIPGALGSFGYDDEGVPGQRDLLVTDGILTGFLTSRESALAIGRTSNACMRADGWSRIPLIRMNTVSLEPGEWSLDDLIADTERGLYVETNSSWSIDDKRLNFQFACEIGWEIENGRKTRMVKNPNYTGITPRFWNSCDAVCSAEHWDVWGLPNCGKGEPIQVAHVAHGAAPARFRDVEVGVGR is encoded by the coding sequence ATGTGGGACCTGATCGATGCCGCACTCGACGCGGCCCGATTCGCGGGCGCGACATACGCTGACGCACGGGTGGTAACGACGCGCACCCAGAGTGTCGCGATAGCTGACGGGCGGCTCGACGCCGCCGAAGCCAACGAATCCGCAGGCATCGGCGTCCGGGTCATCGCGGATGGTTCGTGGGGGTTTGCCTCCACGCGCGACCTAAGCGTAGCGGCAGCTACTCGTGTCGCGCGCGACGCAGTGATGCTGGCTCGCGCGAGCGCCCGCGTGACGCGCGGTCCAATACGTCTCGCGCCCGTGGCCGCGTACCGCGACACGTGGCAAGGCCCATGCGAACGTGACCCGTTCTCCGTTCCTCTCGAAGACAAGATCGCGCTCCTCATGGAAGCAGATGCGGCGCTTCGCAATCATGACTTGGTTAAGCTGACCCGCGCATCGATGGGGTTTTTCGCGGTCCACACGTATTTTGGTTCGACCGAGGGTAGCCGCATCGAGCAGAACCGCACCGAGAGCGGTGGCGGTATCGCGGCCTACGCAATCTCAGACGGCGAGGTACTGACGCGCTCGTATCCCAATTCACACGGGGGGAACTGGCGTCAGGGAGGCTACGAGGTAGTCGACGGCTTCGACCTCATCGCTCACGCCCCGCGCGTAGGAGACGAGGCTGCCGCACTCCTCTCGGCCGCTTCGTGCGCACCGCGGACGACGGACCTCATCATCGATGGTAGCCAGCTCGGCTTGCAGGTGCACGAATCCGTGGGGCACCCCACCGAACTCGACCGAGTGCTCGGTGACGAGGCTGCGTTCGCCGGAACGTCGTTCCTGCAACTCGAGGACCTCGGCAGACTCCGGTACGGATCAGAGCACGTCTCGATCTCCGCCGACGCGACAATCCCCGGCGCGCTCGGCTCGTTTGGATACGATGATGAGGGCGTTCCCGGCCAACGTGATCTACTTGTGACCGATGGCATTCTGACCGGCTTCCTCACCTCGCGAGAGTCCGCTCTCGCCATCGGACGGACGAGCAACGCCTGCATGCGCGCTGATGGATGGAGCCGCATCCCCCTCATACGCATGAACACGGTGTCCCTGGAACCAGGCGAATGGTCGCTGGACGACCTCATCGCAGACACGGAACGCGGCCTTTACGTCGAGACCAACAGCTCATGGTCGATCGACGACAAGCGACTGAACTTCCAGTTCGCATGCGAGATCGGATGGGAGATCGAGAACGGCCGGAAGACCCGCATGGTCAAGAATCCAAATTACACCGGGATCACCCCGCGCTTTTGGAACTCGTGTGACGCCGTGTGCTCGGCGGAACACTGGGACGTATGGGGACTACCCAACTGCGGAAAGGGAGAACCGATACAGGTTGCGCACGTCGCTCACGGTGCCGCTCCCGCCAGGTTCCGCGACGTAGAGGTAGGAGTGGGCCGATGA
- a CDS encoding C40 family peptidase, with protein sequence MRVRTSLSSQVMTITLAAVLFVGAVTAYAAPITGESSTSESANPASELRTPPSADATTPVDVAVNSETLRFRQELARRQALLDEFLAQLDDLDRELALATEQYNAAVYRLDATHERVSVAESDLDEAREAYELQHELVGKRATSLYKHGSFGAVELLLEAESFSDLVSRVKFLNTLGTADADIAHGLRAQQELLEKTAERLKTASTEAEALEFELRARQIEIMLRIQDRQQMLAEAQGELLELLDAEAARRQREESELLRQILSGAASSGIVVGPGSPVETALAYHGIPYLWGGKTPAGFDCSGLLYWVFKQHGVNLPHYSGSQFLVGEKIVPAALQPGDAVFFGSPIYHVGIYIGADYFIHAPRTGDFVKIARLSTRRDYAGARRYDWTPRTAPPLGAATPRTAPNF encoded by the coding sequence ATGAGGGTTCGAACCTCCCTCTCGTCCCAAGTGATGACTATCACACTGGCGGCGGTTCTATTCGTTGGCGCGGTCACCGCCTACGCGGCCCCGATCACTGGAGAATCTTCCACAAGCGAGTCGGCGAATCCGGCATCGGAACTCCGCACCCCGCCGTCCGCTGACGCCACCACCCCCGTAGATGTCGCGGTCAATTCCGAGACACTGCGCTTCCGGCAAGAATTGGCCCGTCGTCAGGCTCTGCTCGATGAGTTCCTGGCCCAGCTTGATGATCTCGACCGCGAGCTCGCGCTCGCAACGGAACAGTACAACGCCGCGGTCTACCGCCTTGACGCCACCCATGAGCGCGTCTCAGTAGCCGAATCGGACCTCGACGAGGCGCGCGAAGCCTACGAACTCCAACACGAACTGGTCGGAAAGCGCGCGACAAGTCTCTACAAGCACGGCTCTTTTGGCGCGGTGGAGCTCTTGTTAGAGGCGGAGTCGTTTTCGGATCTTGTGTCCCGCGTCAAGTTCCTCAACACCCTCGGCACGGCCGACGCGGATATCGCTCACGGCCTGCGCGCGCAGCAGGAACTCCTCGAGAAGACGGCTGAACGCCTGAAGACCGCGTCAACCGAAGCCGAAGCTCTTGAGTTCGAACTGCGCGCCCGCCAGATCGAGATCATGCTGCGCATACAAGACCGTCAACAGATGCTGGCCGAGGCTCAGGGCGAGCTCCTCGAACTCCTCGACGCGGAGGCAGCGCGGAGACAGCGCGAGGAAAGCGAACTTCTGCGGCAGATTTTGAGCGGCGCGGCTTCCTCGGGCATCGTCGTGGGGCCGGGCTCCCCAGTTGAGACCGCCCTCGCGTACCACGGGATCCCGTACCTGTGGGGAGGCAAGACGCCAGCTGGTTTCGACTGCTCGGGGCTGTTGTACTGGGTGTTCAAGCAGCACGGCGTCAATCTGCCTCACTACTCCGGAAGCCAATTCCTGGTGGGCGAGAAGATAGTCCCTGCGGCACTACAACCTGGAGACGCGGTCTTCTTCGGTTCGCCGATCTACCACGTGGGCATCTACATCGGTGCCGACTACTTCATCCACGCGCCGAGAACTGGCGACTTCGTCAAGATTGCTCGGCTCTCAACGCGACGCGATTACGCGGGTGCCCGCAGATATGACTGGACGCCGAGAACAGCGCCGCCTCTCGGTGCCGCGACACCCCGTACGGCTCCGAACTTCTAG
- a CDS encoding polysaccharide deacetylase family protein: MPRDAAALLGRYGGVWRADTSAKVVYLTFDQGYEAGHTGRILDVLKREGVAASFFVTRGYIENNPDLVERMTSEGHVVANHSATHPSMPEIAHDPAAFEAELTRCADAYRALTGVSMAPFFRPPMGEYSARSLCMTERLGYTTVMWSFAHRDWLTDEQPPVATTLARVVNGAHPGAILLLHAVSSSNTEALPGIITRLRAEGYRFASLNELSR; this comes from the coding sequence GTGCCGCGGGATGCGGCGGCCCTCCTCGGCCGGTACGGAGGGGTGTGGCGCGCTGATACCTCGGCTAAGGTCGTGTACCTGACTTTCGATCAGGGGTACGAGGCAGGCCACACGGGGCGGATTCTCGACGTGCTCAAACGCGAGGGGGTTGCGGCGTCATTTTTTGTGACGCGTGGCTACATCGAAAACAACCCGGATCTCGTCGAGCGCATGACCTCCGAGGGTCACGTCGTGGCGAATCACAGCGCCACGCATCCGTCGATGCCCGAGATCGCGCACGACCCAGCGGCGTTCGAAGCGGAGCTTACGCGTTGCGCGGATGCATATCGCGCACTCACTGGCGTGAGCATGGCGCCCTTCTTCCGGCCGCCGATGGGCGAGTACAGCGCCCGTAGCTTGTGTATGACCGAGCGGCTCGGTTATACGACCGTAATGTGGAGTTTTGCTCACAGGGACTGGCTTACCGATGAGCAGCCGCCGGTTGCGACGACGCTTGCGCGTGTCGTGAATGGAGCGCACCCCGGGGCGATCCTCCTTCTGCACGCGGTCTCGTCGAGCAACACCGAGGCGCTGCCAGGAATCATCACGCGCCTGCGCGCGGAGGGCTATCGTTTCGCCTCACTAAACGAGCTGTCGCGCTGA
- a CDS encoding ATP phosphoribosyltransferase yields the protein MLSITIPKGSLEEQTLFLFAQADIEIKKSSRAYNPTCSDPRVERVKILRPQEIPVFVQDGYFDLGISGHDWIRESGADVVEIAELPYAKTGAGVVQMVLAVPQDSPVTSARDIAPGSRITTEFPRTTKAFFDDLGIPVEVYFSYGATEAKVPEMMDALVDLTETGSTLRRNGLKVIDVILTSTTRLVANRESWADPVKRREIEEVRTLLLGVIEARGRVLLSMNVPASKIDTVVAVLPAMKRPTVNMLYGSEDFEVTTVAEKCLVNTLIPALKAAGAEDILEIPITKIVR from the coding sequence TTGCTTTCGATCACCATTCCCAAAGGATCGCTCGAAGAGCAGACACTGTTCCTATTCGCGCAAGCTGACATTGAGATCAAGAAATCGAGCCGCGCGTACAATCCCACCTGCTCTGATCCCAGAGTTGAACGCGTGAAGATTCTTCGTCCACAGGAGATTCCGGTGTTTGTGCAGGATGGCTACTTCGACCTGGGGATCAGTGGGCACGATTGGATTCGCGAGTCCGGTGCGGACGTGGTTGAGATCGCTGAGCTCCCGTACGCGAAGACGGGTGCCGGCGTTGTACAGATGGTACTCGCTGTGCCGCAGGATTCGCCGGTGACCTCGGCACGAGACATCGCCCCAGGTAGCCGCATCACTACCGAGTTCCCCCGAACTACCAAGGCATTCTTTGACGACCTCGGCATACCGGTCGAGGTCTACTTCAGCTACGGCGCAACCGAGGCGAAGGTGCCTGAGATGATGGACGCGCTCGTCGACCTCACGGAGACGGGCTCCACGCTTCGCCGGAACGGTCTGAAGGTCATTGACGTCATCCTCACTTCGACCACGCGCCTTGTGGCAAACAGGGAGTCGTGGGCCGACCCGGTCAAGCGCCGCGAGATCGAAGAAGTGCGCACTTTGTTGCTCGGTGTCATCGAGGCGAGGGGACGTGTGCTGCTCTCGATGAACGTTCCGGCCTCAAAGATCGACACCGTGGTCGCGGTGCTCCCCGCCATGAAGCGCCCCACCGTGAATATGCTGTACGGGTCGGAGGACTTTGAGGTCACGACGGTCGCCGAGAAGTGCTTGGTCAACACGCTCATCCCGGCCCTCAAGGCGGCCGGCGCCGAAGACATCCTCGAGATCCCCATCACGAAGATCGTGCGATAG
- a CDS encoding N-6 DNA methylase: MNPQAASKLRGAFFTPPEMAEFIAHWALRTPEDWVLEPSCGEAAFLLPAIERLRALGQNDLGISQQVWGAELHAPSAKIACKAILSSTGVSISDRVRVGDFFEARAGRDLPLMDACIGNPPYIRYQSFVGDARKRGREAAFAAGVPIDGLASSWAPFTVHAASFLKPGGRLGLVLPAELLSVNYAAPVRRHFLDHFGCVRVILFEERVFPGVLEEVVLLLAEGEGPCDRFDIVQVAGLSDLVTLEKREWSTSPDAGKWTRLLLPESTREAVVAIDALGGFTSLSDAGTLSIGMVTGRNDYFCISEAERIAHNLSHAQLRRMLPPGSKHARGIEYTSAHWEHARDEGSRVWLFSPSGYPSNAARAYIRKGEELELDQAYKCRVRTPWFRVPTVEAPDLFMVYMADAGPRFIENPLRVLNVNSVHGLYLNTACRGLASVLPTASLSTFTLLGAELVGRSYGGGLLKLEPREALNLPIPSAALIKSCKKKLMNAKPAVDLYLRQGRFEDAVQVVDDIILVQGMSLHPCVVEGLRHGREHLFGRRKKRSQG, encoded by the coding sequence GTGAATCCGCAGGCGGCGAGCAAGTTGAGGGGAGCGTTCTTCACCCCCCCGGAGATGGCCGAGTTCATTGCACACTGGGCGCTCCGAACACCGGAAGATTGGGTCTTGGAGCCATCTTGCGGCGAAGCCGCGTTCTTGTTGCCCGCTATCGAACGGCTGCGCGCACTCGGCCAGAACGATCTGGGCATCTCGCAGCAGGTGTGGGGTGCCGAACTTCATGCCCCTTCTGCCAAGATCGCCTGCAAGGCAATTCTTTCATCCACCGGCGTTAGCATCTCTGATCGGGTCCGCGTGGGTGACTTTTTCGAGGCGCGTGCAGGGCGCGACTTGCCCTTGATGGATGCGTGCATCGGCAATCCGCCGTACATCCGCTACCAGTCCTTTGTCGGCGATGCCCGCAAACGGGGTCGAGAGGCAGCCTTTGCGGCTGGCGTCCCAATAGATGGGCTCGCTAGCTCATGGGCGCCGTTCACAGTGCATGCGGCGTCATTCCTCAAGCCTGGCGGTCGGTTAGGACTTGTATTGCCCGCAGAGCTGCTATCGGTCAACTACGCAGCCCCCGTTCGTCGGCACTTTCTCGATCATTTTGGGTGTGTTCGAGTCATTCTCTTCGAAGAACGGGTGTTCCCGGGTGTACTCGAGGAAGTGGTTCTCCTGCTCGCCGAGGGTGAAGGACCGTGTGACAGGTTCGACATAGTACAAGTCGCCGGCCTGTCCGATCTTGTGACCCTCGAGAAGCGGGAGTGGTCAACGTCGCCCGATGCCGGGAAGTGGACAAGGCTGTTGCTTCCGGAGTCAACGCGTGAAGCGGTTGTTGCGATCGACGCTCTCGGAGGGTTCACTTCACTCAGTGACGCAGGCACGCTCTCAATTGGAATGGTCACGGGACGCAACGACTACTTCTGCATCAGCGAAGCTGAAAGGATCGCTCACAACTTAAGTCATGCTCAGCTGCGCAGGATGCTGCCGCCAGGGTCCAAGCATGCACGCGGCATCGAGTACACATCCGCGCACTGGGAGCACGCAAGGGACGAAGGCTCGAGAGTCTGGCTGTTCTCTCCGTCGGGTTATCCAAGCAATGCGGCGCGAGCATATATCCGAAAAGGTGAAGAACTTGAGTTAGACCAAGCGTACAAGTGTCGTGTGCGAACACCTTGGTTCCGTGTCCCGACAGTGGAGGCACCGGATCTTTTCATGGTCTATATGGCCGATGCGGGTCCTCGGTTCATTGAGAATCCGTTGAGGGTACTCAACGTTAACTCGGTTCACGGCCTGTACCTTAATACAGCATGTCGGGGCTTGGCCTCAGTGTTACCGACGGCGTCGCTCTCGACGTTCACCCTACTCGGGGCAGAACTCGTGGGCAGGTCGTACGGCGGCGGTCTGTTGAAACTCGAGCCGCGTGAGGCGCTGAACCTCCCAATTCCATCGGCCGCTTTGATCAAGAGCTGCAAGAAGAAGCTTATGAATGCCAAGCCCGCAGTGGACCTGTACTTGAGACAGGGCCGCTTCGAGGACGCGGTGCAGGTCGTTGACGACATCATCCTCGTGCAGGGGATGTCGCTCCACCCCTGTGTCGTTGAGGGGCTGCGGCACGGTAGAGAGCATTTGTTCGGTCGGCGCAAGAAGCGCAGCCAAGGATAG